The Neurospora crassa OR74A linkage group I, whole genome shotgun sequence genome segment GCCAAAGGGGCCTTCTGCCATGACCACGGAAATGGATGAGCAGTATCGGACCGCGTTAGATGGTCGTCCTTACATTATGCCGGTCGCCGGGTGGTTCTACACCAACCTGCCCAGCTGGAACAAGAATTGGCTCTGGAAGGGAGATGAGCTTTGGGACACGCGCTGGCAGCAGATAATCGAATTCCAGCCCGAATTCGTGGAAATTCTTACCTGGAACGACTACGGCGAATCGCACTATATCGGCCCAGTCCGCGAGAAATCGCTTGGGCTGTTTCGGAGTGCAAATGCACCGCTCAACTATGCCGAAAACATGCCGCATGATGGGTGGAGGAAATTGTTGCCCTATTATATTCAGCAGTACAAGCAAGGCAGCAAGGGCCAGTCGACCAAGCGGATCCCCACCACTGTTGTCAAAACTATGACCACTATTGTTACGGCGCCAGCTCCATCGCCGACCTCAACTGTCTTCAAAGCAGCGGAGCAGGTGGCACAGCAAGACTTCGCTGTGCCAGAAGAGGCGGTGGTAGCCTATTATCGGATTAACCCAGCAAAAGCTTGTAGCAACGGCAACACGACTGGCAATGACCCGAAATATCAGGAGGTGTACGCACCAGACGAGCTCCTGCAGGATAACATCTTCTTCACCGCCTTGTTGGCAGAGCCAGCCGATATCAGGGTTTCGATCGGTGGGAAGGACCAGAAGGCGACCTTCTCGAAGACGCCGCAGAACGGCAGAGCAGGAATTTATTCGGGCAAGGTGTTGTTCACCAACAGCATGGGGGATGTGGTGGTGTCGGTGACGAGAACCCTGGAAGACGGGACAACGCTGCTAATTGCGCAGGCGAAGGGAGGACCAGCTATCACGACGGAATGTGTGGGCGGAATGGTGAATTGGAACTCAGCTGTTATCAGCTCCTGATAGGAGGGCTctgattattattattattatctttgtAATTACCATAGACGACCTGATGACTGATGGCGTCAATGATTTAAGTCATGAACATTAATGTAAATATGAATGTCTGATGAAGTCCCCCTCAGGTTCCTCAACTTTTTTTGTTGTGTGGCGGTGAAGAGATGAAATCGACGGCCGGCCATTGTCATCAACGTGGAGGGCTGTCGAAGGGCTTTCTTTGTCACCATGCTATTCTTTGTGCCTTCATTGTCTGATACTGGCAGTTGTCGGGTTGCTGTTGGCCTT includes the following:
- a CDS encoding glycosyl hydrolase family 71 protein, yielding MKYSFSVRLVTALALLPFAQAAKEVFAHFIVGNARYYDLPDWQDDIRLAQKASIDGFVLNIASQDESNANSLANAFRAANAVNFKLFFSFDYNAQAPWSKDAITALINRWADERSYFKPDNTYRPLVSTFEGPDHAEDWHDIKDKTNCLFIPDWSSLGPANAATKAGGVVDGLFSYTAWPKGPSAMTTEMDEQYRTALDGRPYIMPVAGWFYTNLPSWNKNWLWKGDELWDTRWQQIIEFQPEFVEILTWNDYGESHYIGPVREKSLGLFRSANAPLNYAENMPHDGWRKLLPYYIQQYKQGSKGQSTKRIPTTVVKTMTTIVTAPAPSPTSTVFKAAEQVAQQDFAVPEEAVVAYYRINPAKACSNGNTTGNDPKYQEVYAPDELLQDNIFFTALLAEPADIRVSIGGKDQKATFSKTPQNGRAGIYSGKVLFTNSMGDVVVSVTRTLEDGTTLLIAQAKGGPAITTECVGGMVNWNSAVISS